A genomic stretch from Edaphobacter aggregans includes:
- a CDS encoding TolC family protein, with product MSKDRAVSRARMQMTLGLCLIVPGLPALAQSVAQPSGNQPRPTATGPSTPTQSSAIAGAQQNLYEAAGENGAQPSQDSFKGSVVQGTATGTVLDLSLDDAIQRGLKANLGLILQDSAQSSANGQRLEQLQALLPTATGAVSINVQQVNLAAYGLKFPGLNPIVGPFQVVDFRGYLTQNLFNVSALQNYIAAKHNFAGAKLTAADARDLVVLTVGNAYLLAIADNARIEAVTAELATSKLTLDQAVAAHDAGTSPKLDVLRAQVDYQNIQQNLISAKNEFEKSKLALARAIGLPLAQEFQLTDRVPYAAFDQVDPQTAFEGALKTRKDLQASQEQVLAASAESRSAWAYQLPVASFTGDFGALGTTPGHSHSSYTATGQITMPILQIAKTKGQEEVASAQFEQARAKLSDQAQQINQDVRNSLLDIQAASKLVEATHSNVELANEALSEAQQRFHAGVSDNLPVSQAQSQTEQANDQYISALYQHNVAKLALARALGVAQTNYKDYLGGK from the coding sequence ATGAGTAAAGACAGAGCAGTGAGCCGTGCCCGGATGCAGATGACGCTTGGACTGTGCCTGATTGTGCCGGGACTTCCGGCGCTCGCGCAGTCGGTGGCACAGCCGTCGGGGAACCAGCCGCGGCCTACAGCGACGGGGCCGAGTACGCCGACTCAGAGCTCTGCCATCGCTGGAGCGCAGCAGAATCTTTATGAGGCAGCGGGCGAGAACGGGGCCCAGCCGTCGCAGGACTCGTTCAAAGGCAGTGTGGTTCAGGGCACTGCGACTGGGACGGTGCTCGATCTGTCGCTTGATGATGCGATTCAGCGAGGATTGAAGGCGAATCTTGGGTTGATCCTGCAGGATTCGGCTCAGAGCAGCGCGAATGGTCAGCGGCTGGAGCAGTTGCAGGCGCTTCTGCCTACGGCGACCGGGGCGGTCAGCATCAACGTGCAGCAGGTGAACCTTGCGGCTTATGGACTGAAGTTTCCGGGGCTGAACCCGATCGTCGGGCCGTTTCAGGTCGTGGACTTTCGCGGGTATCTGACGCAGAACTTGTTCAATGTGTCGGCGCTGCAGAACTATATTGCGGCGAAGCATAATTTTGCCGGGGCGAAGCTTACTGCCGCCGATGCGCGTGATCTTGTGGTGCTGACGGTTGGGAATGCCTATCTGCTTGCCATTGCCGACAATGCCCGGATCGAAGCGGTGACCGCGGAGCTGGCGACGTCGAAATTGACGCTGGATCAGGCCGTGGCCGCTCATGATGCAGGTACGAGCCCGAAGCTCGACGTGCTGCGGGCGCAGGTTGATTATCAGAACATTCAGCAGAACCTGATTTCGGCGAAGAACGAGTTTGAGAAGTCCAAGCTTGCGTTGGCACGGGCGATCGGGTTGCCGCTGGCACAGGAGTTCCAACTGACCGACCGTGTGCCCTATGCCGCGTTCGATCAGGTTGATCCGCAGACGGCATTTGAAGGTGCACTGAAGACTCGCAAGGATTTGCAGGCTTCGCAGGAGCAGGTGTTGGCGGCGAGCGCGGAGAGTAGGTCTGCGTGGGCGTACCAGCTTCCGGTGGCGAGCTTCACGGGTGATTTTGGTGCACTGGGTACTACGCCGGGGCATTCCCACAGCAGCTATACCGCTACGGGGCAGATTACGATGCCGATCCTGCAGATTGCCAAGACGAAGGGACAGGAAGAAGTAGCCAGCGCGCAGTTTGAGCAGGCGCGGGCGAAGCTTTCGGATCAGGCGCAGCAGATCAATCAGGATGTTCGCAACAGCCTGCTGGATATTCAGGCGGCTTCGAAGCTGGTTGAGGCGACGCACTCGAATGTCGAGTTGGCGAATGAGGCTTTGAGCGAGGCGCAGCAGCGCTTCCACGCCGGGGTCTCGGACAATCTGCCTGTGTCGCAGGCTCAGTCGCAGACCGAACAGGCGAACGACCAATACATTAGCGCACTGTACCAGCACAACGTTGCCAAGCTGGCCTTGGCCCGTGCTCTTGGTGTCGCGCAGACGAATTACAAAGACTATCTCGGAGGGAAGTAA
- a CDS encoding HlyD family secretion protein, which translates to MADAAVQNNDVVTEEESPEKKSRRKLIVIAVIVVLLIGGGLFWWHSTFTESTDDAQVDGVLYQVSSRVAGQVIKVYVEDNQQVKAGDLLLEIDPKDYQVALEQAQANLASAEAAAIQANVTVPITSITSSTSISTTSSDVQGSQAAVAQAQKQVQAAQARIDQAKANAIKSDLDVDRYKPLVEKDVISKQQFDAAVAQAAANRAAVLEAESTLIAQQEAVRQYQQKLAQSRSQAVESVKNGPQQVKAQQARAQAALADVRQAQAKVDQAKLNLSYTRVTAPTAGIINRKNVNAGANLSVGQDLMTIVPLTNLWVTANFKETQLERMSAGQSVVIRVDALGGRRFHGKVSQIGGATGSRLSLFPPENATGNFVKVVQRIPVRVDFTNFEQEDSDLALRPGFSVTPDVTVK; encoded by the coding sequence TTGGCAGACGCAGCGGTGCAGAATAACGACGTTGTTACAGAAGAAGAATCACCGGAGAAGAAGTCCCGCCGCAAGCTGATTGTTATTGCGGTGATCGTGGTTCTGTTGATTGGAGGAGGTCTCTTCTGGTGGCACTCCACCTTTACCGAGAGCACGGATGATGCGCAGGTCGATGGGGTTCTGTATCAGGTGAGCTCGCGCGTCGCCGGACAGGTGATCAAGGTCTACGTCGAGGACAATCAGCAGGTGAAGGCCGGCGATCTGCTGCTTGAGATCGACCCGAAGGATTATCAGGTGGCGCTCGAGCAGGCGCAGGCGAACCTGGCCAGCGCCGAGGCAGCTGCGATTCAGGCCAATGTCACTGTGCCGATTACGAGCATCACGTCGAGCACAAGCATCAGCACGACGAGTTCTGACGTGCAGGGTTCGCAGGCGGCGGTGGCTCAGGCGCAGAAGCAGGTGCAGGCAGCCCAGGCGCGGATCGACCAGGCGAAGGCCAATGCAATCAAATCGGACCTGGATGTGGATCGGTACAAGCCGTTGGTGGAGAAGGATGTTATCTCCAAGCAGCAGTTTGATGCTGCCGTTGCGCAGGCTGCGGCGAATCGCGCGGCCGTGCTCGAGGCAGAGTCGACGCTGATCGCTCAGCAGGAGGCCGTGCGCCAGTATCAACAGAAGCTTGCGCAGTCGCGTTCTCAGGCGGTTGAGTCGGTAAAGAATGGGCCGCAGCAGGTCAAGGCACAGCAGGCGAGGGCACAGGCAGCGCTGGCGGATGTCAGACAGGCGCAGGCCAAGGTCGATCAGGCAAAGCTGAACCTTTCGTACACGCGTGTCACGGCGCCGACTGCCGGAATCATCAACAGGAAGAATGTGAACGCAGGGGCGAACCTCTCTGTCGGGCAGGATCTGATGACGATCGTTCCCCTGACCAACCTGTGGGTGACGGCGAACTTCAAGGAGACACAGCTGGAGAGAATGAGTGCGGGGCAGTCGGTCGTCATCCGGGTGGATGCGCTGGGCGGCCGCAGGTTCCACGGCAAGGTGTCGCAGATCGGCGGAGCTACCGGTTCGCGGCTCTCACTATTTCCCCCTGAGAACGCTACGGGTAACTTTGTGAAGGTTGTACAGCGTATTCCGGTGCGCGTCGACTTCACAAATTTCGAGCAGGAGGATAGCGATCTGGCGCTTCGGCCCGGGTTCTCGGTTACTCCGGACGTTACCGTCAAATAA
- the xylB gene encoding xylulokinase produces MILGIDVGTGGTRAVLIDRQGSILASHASEHAPVRSEHIGWAEQDPQDWWRATREAIAGVMAASESAGAEIEAVGLTGQMHGCVMLDADGEVLRSALIWADQRTQPQCDWLTEKIGFERLIELTCNPALPNFTLTKLLWVRDHQPEIFARIAHVLCPKDYVRYRLTGEFAMDMQEASGTLLLDVTNRRWSPEVAEAAGIPMEWLPRLFEGPEICARISTEGAAATGLAQGTPVAAGAGDQGAGAVGMGILSPGSVSATIGTSGVVFAATDAPTKDRLGRLHTFCHAAPGRWHVMGVTNGAGLSLRYFRDTFAPEIDYQKLSLEAATAPPGSDGLLWVPYLFGERTPHLDPNARAAFIGITASHTRGHFIRAVLEGVALSLRDTFTLFHELGVPIKAIRLGGGGARGPLWRQIQADVYGQPVELLEAEEGGAFGAALLAGTGIGVWPTVDAACAATIRVAQTIPPQNAEAMNAAYHQYRKIYPALRTIAKA; encoded by the coding sequence ATGATTCTCGGCATCGATGTAGGCACCGGAGGCACACGAGCCGTCTTGATCGACCGTCAGGGCAGCATCCTCGCCTCCCATGCGAGCGAACACGCTCCCGTCCGCTCCGAGCACATCGGCTGGGCCGAGCAGGACCCCCAGGACTGGTGGCGTGCCACCCGCGAAGCCATCGCCGGGGTAATGGCGGCTAGCGAATCTGCCGGAGCCGAGATCGAAGCCGTCGGCCTCACCGGCCAGATGCACGGCTGTGTCATGCTCGACGCTGACGGCGAAGTCCTCCGCTCCGCGCTCATCTGGGCCGACCAGCGCACCCAGCCCCAATGCGACTGGCTCACCGAAAAAATCGGCTTCGAGCGCCTCATCGAGCTCACCTGCAACCCCGCCCTGCCCAACTTCACCCTCACCAAGCTCCTCTGGGTACGCGACCACCAGCCCGAAATCTTCGCCCGCATCGCCCACGTCCTCTGCCCCAAGGACTACGTCCGCTACCGCCTCACCGGCGAGTTCGCTATGGACATGCAGGAGGCCAGCGGCACCCTCCTCCTCGACGTCACCAACCGCCGCTGGTCCCCCGAAGTCGCTGAAGCCGCCGGCATCCCCATGGAGTGGCTCCCCCGCCTCTTCGAAGGCCCCGAGATCTGCGCTCGCATCAGCACCGAAGGCGCCGCAGCCACCGGCCTCGCTCAAGGCACACCCGTAGCCGCCGGAGCGGGAGACCAGGGCGCCGGAGCCGTTGGCATGGGCATCCTCTCGCCCGGCTCCGTCTCGGCCACCATCGGCACCAGCGGAGTCGTCTTCGCCGCCACCGACGCCCCCACCAAAGACCGTCTCGGCCGCCTCCACACCTTCTGCCACGCCGCGCCCGGCCGCTGGCACGTCATGGGAGTCACCAACGGAGCCGGCCTCAGCCTCCGCTACTTCCGCGACACCTTCGCCCCCGAAATCGACTACCAGAAGCTCTCCCTCGAAGCCGCGACAGCTCCTCCCGGCTCCGATGGCCTCCTCTGGGTCCCCTACCTCTTCGGCGAGCGTACCCCTCACCTCGACCCCAACGCCCGCGCAGCCTTCATCGGCATCACCGCCTCGCACACCCGAGGCCACTTCATCCGCGCCGTCCTCGAAGGCGTGGCTCTCAGCCTGCGCGACACCTTCACCCTCTTCCACGAGCTCGGCGTCCCCATCAAAGCCATCCGACTCGGCGGAGGCGGAGCCCGCGGCCCACTCTGGCGTCAGATTCAGGCCGACGTCTACGGCCAGCCGGTCGAACTCCTCGAAGCCGAAGAAGGCGGAGCCTTCGGAGCTGCTCTTCTAGCCGGAACCGGTATCGGAGTCTGGCCCACCGTCGACGCAGCCTGCGCCGCCACCATCCGCGTAGCCCAGACCATCCCCCCGCAAAACGCCGAAGCCATGAACGCCGCCTACCACCAGTACCGCAAAATCTATCCAGCCCTCAGAACTATCGCAAAAGCCTGA
- a CDS encoding mandelate racemase/muconate lactonizing enzyme family protein — protein MNTTRRRFITNTLSSGAIAGAIPTAARAQFLNAPRHGLPGTLKERYAKLDAILKQPVFKRELFADPVIIESIELLHNKKQYLCRVRSKDGHEGLSVSNAQQMEVLYPMFVKHIAPFFIGKDARDIEELIPAATVYENNYKAQGLAIWVPIATIEFAILDMFGKMAKKPIGLLIGDKIYNDRISVYQANGERDISAEETIDHLKRDVAISNAKAIKFKLGGRMSHAEYPVGRSEKLIPLVRKTFGDQMVISADSNGSYTPAEAIPIGKLMQEYKYAFYEEPVPFDWYEETRQVADALDIPIAGGEQEPSTHNFRWLIANGGLSIVQQDMFYFGGMIRCMQVARMANAFGKQCIPHISSTGLGYVYMMHFVSAISNSGPYHEFKEFNNELPYHCDTSSLRSDSNGVIQVPSGPGFGVDIDPDFLKKCSVLTG, from the coding sequence ATGAACACCACACGGCGCCGCTTTATTACGAATACTCTTTCAAGTGGCGCGATTGCAGGGGCCATCCCTACTGCAGCGCGGGCTCAGTTTCTCAATGCACCACGGCATGGTTTGCCCGGGACTCTCAAAGAGAGGTATGCCAAGCTTGACGCCATCCTGAAACAGCCGGTCTTCAAGCGCGAGCTTTTTGCCGATCCGGTCATCATCGAGTCGATCGAGTTGCTGCACAACAAGAAGCAGTATCTCTGCCGCGTGCGTTCCAAGGATGGGCATGAGGGGCTGTCCGTCTCGAATGCGCAGCAGATGGAGGTGCTGTACCCGATGTTCGTGAAGCATATCGCTCCGTTTTTTATTGGGAAGGATGCGCGTGACATCGAGGAGCTGATTCCTGCCGCTACCGTGTATGAAAACAACTACAAGGCGCAGGGACTCGCGATCTGGGTTCCGATTGCGACGATTGAGTTCGCGATTCTGGATATGTTCGGCAAAATGGCGAAGAAGCCGATAGGGCTGCTGATCGGCGACAAGATTTATAACGACCGGATTTCGGTATACCAGGCGAATGGGGAGCGCGATATCTCGGCCGAAGAGACTATTGATCATCTGAAGCGTGACGTTGCGATCTCGAATGCCAAGGCAATCAAGTTCAAGCTTGGCGGGCGGATGTCTCATGCGGAGTATCCGGTGGGACGGAGCGAGAAGCTGATACCGCTTGTCCGCAAGACCTTCGGCGATCAGATGGTGATCTCCGCCGACTCCAACGGATCCTATACGCCCGCTGAAGCCATCCCCATCGGTAAGCTTATGCAGGAGTACAAGTATGCCTTCTATGAGGAGCCTGTTCCGTTCGACTGGTATGAGGAGACTCGGCAGGTTGCCGATGCTCTTGATATTCCGATTGCCGGGGGAGAGCAGGAGCCCAGCACCCATAATTTCCGCTGGCTGATTGCTAACGGCGGTCTCTCGATTGTGCAGCAGGATATGTTTTACTTCGGCGGCATGATTCGCTGCATGCAGGTGGCGCGGATGGCGAATGCCTTTGGGAAGCAGTGCATACCGCATATCTCATCGACGGGACTGGGGTATGTGTACATGATGCATTTTGTATCGGCGATATCGAACTCGGGGCCGTATCACGAGTTCAAGGAGTTTAATAACGAATTGCCTTATCACTGTGACACATCGAGCCTTAGGAGCGACAGCAACGGCGTTATTCAGGTGCCGTCGGGGCCGGGGTTCGGGGTGGATATCGATCCTGATTTTCTGAAGAAATGCTCGGTGTTGACTGGGTGA